From the Salinimicrobium tongyeongense genome, one window contains:
- a CDS encoding DUF294 nucleotidyltransferase-like domain-containing protein, giving the protein MKNTIAARIADFLKNFPPFDLLQKEQLYTLASEVKVIYVEKGRSIFKAGEEQHQYFYVVNKGAVSVLKPENGIFETIDKCDEGDIFGLRPLFAKENYLLETLADEESILYGIPIDIFKPIAENHPKVREFLLQSFASNTRNPYASGDKGKLLTSITPATGTQNLFELQPAPITRKVVTVSPATTIQKAAQKMRSRMVGSLVVVEDNIPVGIVTDENFRDLVANGMSLEAVPVSEIMSSPVICYSKGITISQAQLTMMKHGIDHICITEDGTPNTRVTGILSAHNIMLSEGNNPSILMKAIQRSNSTNELKKIRNKITLLLRGYLESNIPLNLISKIIFELNDATIKRIIERCIKKMPAPPPTDFAWLSLGSQGRKEQLLQTDQDNAIIFADVAAQDHAATKAYFLELAKKVNKRLSIIGYEYCPVNTMAKNEQWCKSLSEWKEQVAQWITSAGSDELLLSSIFFDFDISYGNVQVSNALSDHIFELSRNNKRFTSALAEATLRNPPPLGFFRQFVVEHDGENKDSFDIKKRAITPLTDAGRLLILSHEVKNLSNTSERFDKLAQLEPSNRELYLACSFASKALLKFRTKQGIRERNNGRFIKLGQLSKEEKMKLKRCFRSLKEVQDLIKVRFEVKAYV; this is encoded by the coding sequence ATGAAAAACACCATTGCAGCCAGGATAGCCGACTTCCTGAAGAATTTTCCGCCCTTTGACCTGCTTCAGAAAGAACAGCTTTACACCCTTGCCAGCGAAGTAAAAGTGATTTATGTGGAAAAAGGCAGAAGCATTTTTAAAGCCGGAGAAGAACAGCATCAGTATTTTTACGTGGTCAATAAAGGAGCGGTTTCAGTATTAAAGCCCGAAAATGGCATTTTTGAGACCATAGATAAGTGTGATGAAGGTGATATCTTTGGGTTGCGGCCTTTGTTCGCCAAAGAAAATTACCTACTAGAGACACTCGCCGATGAAGAATCTATCCTGTATGGAATCCCTATTGATATCTTTAAACCCATTGCTGAAAACCATCCAAAAGTAAGAGAATTCCTATTGCAGAGCTTTGCTTCCAACACCAGGAATCCATATGCTTCAGGAGATAAAGGCAAACTCCTCACCTCAATTACACCGGCAACCGGCACTCAAAACCTCTTTGAATTACAACCCGCCCCCATTACACGAAAAGTGGTCACCGTTTCTCCTGCCACTACTATTCAAAAAGCAGCCCAGAAAATGAGATCCAGAATGGTAGGCTCACTAGTTGTTGTAGAAGACAACATCCCGGTGGGGATAGTTACCGATGAAAATTTCAGGGATCTGGTCGCTAACGGAATGAGCCTGGAAGCTGTTCCTGTTTCAGAAATTATGAGTTCTCCCGTGATATGCTATTCAAAAGGCATCACCATTTCGCAGGCCCAGCTCACGATGATGAAGCACGGGATTGACCATATTTGTATTACTGAAGATGGTACGCCAAACACCCGGGTGACGGGAATTCTTTCTGCTCATAACATCATGCTGTCTGAAGGGAACAACCCTTCCATACTTATGAAGGCTATTCAGCGGTCCAACAGCACCAATGAACTCAAGAAGATCCGGAATAAAATTACTTTGTTGTTAAGAGGATACCTTGAAAGCAATATTCCCCTCAACCTCATCTCAAAGATCATTTTTGAGCTGAATGACGCCACCATTAAAAGGATCATCGAAAGGTGCATCAAAAAAATGCCCGCTCCTCCCCCAACCGACTTTGCCTGGCTATCGCTAGGCAGCCAGGGCAGGAAAGAACAGCTCCTGCAAACCGACCAGGACAATGCCATTATTTTTGCAGATGTCGCAGCTCAGGATCATGCCGCCACTAAAGCATATTTCCTCGAACTGGCAAAAAAGGTAAATAAACGCCTGAGTATCATTGGCTATGAATATTGCCCGGTGAACACCATGGCGAAGAATGAACAGTGGTGTAAAAGCCTTTCAGAATGGAAAGAACAGGTGGCACAATGGATTACTAGTGCAGGAAGCGACGAATTGTTACTGAGTTCAATCTTTTTTGATTTTGACATTTCTTACGGAAATGTTCAAGTATCAAATGCATTGTCTGACCATATTTTTGAATTGTCCCGAAACAACAAAAGGTTCACTTCGGCGCTTGCTGAGGCTACTTTAAGAAATCCGCCGCCTCTTGGTTTTTTCAGGCAATTTGTAGTAGAACACGATGGAGAAAACAAAGATTCTTTTGATATTAAAAAGAGGGCTATAACTCCGCTTACCGATGCGGGAAGGCTTTTGATACTTTCGCACGAAGTAAAGAATTTGAGCAATACTTCAGAAAGATTTGATAAACTGGCACAATTGGAGCCCTCTAACAGGGAACTTTATCTCGCCTGCTCATTTGCATCTAAAGCCCTTCTGAAGTTTCGTACCAAGCAGGGCATCAGGGAACGAAATAACGGCAGGTTCATTAAACTGGGCCAGCTTAGCAAGGAAGAAAAGATGAAACTAAAAAGGTGTTTCAGAAGTTTAAAAGAAGTGCAGGACCTAATAAAGGTTCGGTTTGAAGTCAAGGCCTATGTTTAA